In one window of Protaetiibacter larvae DNA:
- a CDS encoding PDGLE domain-containing protein produces MTAVGVRRRTTTAFVVVALALSLLVAGLLRAAASPLPDGLMHVAAATGFADSATEHPLASGPLAGYAVAAFGADAGLLGQLLGPLLVGVVGVGAVFGMLYLALAVIARAAARPSSDSGSD; encoded by the coding sequence ATGACCGCCGTCGGGGTGCGTCGCCGCACCACCACCGCGTTCGTCGTGGTCGCGCTGGCGCTGTCGCTGCTCGTCGCGGGGCTGCTGCGCGCGGCGGCATCGCCGCTGCCGGACGGGCTCATGCACGTCGCGGCCGCGACCGGGTTCGCGGACAGTGCGACGGAGCACCCCCTGGCGTCCGGACCGCTCGCGGGCTACGCGGTCGCCGCGTTCGGGGCGGATGCCGGACTGCTCGGCCAGTTGCTCGGCCCGCTGCTCGTCGGCGTCGTCGGGGTCGGCGCCGTGTTCGGGATGCTCTACCTGGCGCTCGCGGTCATCGCGCGGGCGGCGGCTCGGCCGAGCTCCGATTCCGGATCGGATTGA
- a CDS encoding energy-coupling factor ABC transporter permease, with protein sequence MHVPDGFLVDHISLATGVVAAAGVVIAARHAARELTVERSPAVVAVTGAAIFAGQLMNFPVGAGTSGHLIGAALAVTLLGPATACLVLSAVLLVQALVFADGGVTALGTNITLMGIVAVLAAWGAFAGLKRVLPDTRRHVALASAVAGLVSVPAAALAFVGLFAVGAHAHVDVGAVFREMFGWHLLIGVGEAVITGGAVAAVLAARPELVRGYVPRRGGAGSAVAA encoded by the coding sequence ATGCATGTACCTGACGGCTTCCTCGTCGACCACATCTCCCTCGCGACGGGCGTCGTCGCGGCGGCGGGGGTGGTGATCGCCGCGCGTCATGCCGCGCGCGAGCTCACGGTCGAGCGGTCGCCCGCGGTCGTCGCGGTGACCGGTGCGGCGATCTTCGCGGGGCAGCTGATGAACTTCCCGGTCGGCGCGGGGACGAGCGGTCACCTCATCGGGGCCGCGCTCGCCGTGACCCTCCTCGGCCCCGCCACCGCCTGCCTCGTGCTGAGCGCCGTGCTGCTTGTGCAGGCGCTCGTCTTCGCGGACGGCGGAGTGACGGCGCTCGGGACCAACATCACCCTCATGGGGATCGTCGCGGTGCTCGCCGCCTGGGGCGCCTTCGCCGGCCTGAAGCGGGTGCTCCCCGACACGCGGAGGCATGTCGCCCTCGCGAGCGCGGTGGCCGGTCTGGTGTCGGTCCCCGCCGCGGCGCTCGCCTTCGTCGGCCTGTTCGCCGTCGGCGCGCACGCCCACGTCGACGTCGGTGCGGTCTTCCGCGAGATGTTCGGCTGGCATCTGCTGATCGGGGTCGGCGAGGCGGTCATCACCGGCGGTGCGGTCGCCGCGGTGCTCGCCGCGCGGCCCGAACTCGTGCGCGGCTACGTGCCGCGGCGCGGCGGTGCGGGCTCGGCGGTGGCGGCATGA
- the urtE gene encoding urea ABC transporter ATP-binding subunit UrtE: MLELQGVTAGYGRTRVLHDVSIEVPTGRAVSVMGHNGAGKSTLLRVATGLLPVMSGRVLIDGEDVTRLPPSKRVRRGLGYVPQGQVSFPQMTTLENLRLVAKRPSDIDEVFELFPVLKELLGRRAGLLSGGQRQQLAIARTLLTKPRLLVLDEPTEGIQPNIVADIERVIIDLTRRSDLSVLLVEQHVGFALRSTHSYYVLQSGRITMTGDGGADAVDAVRGAMAI; this comes from the coding sequence ATGCTCGAGCTCCAGGGGGTCACGGCCGGATACGGGCGCACCCGCGTCCTGCACGACGTCAGCATCGAGGTGCCCACCGGGCGGGCGGTGTCCGTCATGGGTCACAACGGCGCCGGCAAGTCGACGCTGCTGCGCGTCGCCACCGGGCTGCTGCCGGTCATGAGCGGGCGGGTGCTCATCGACGGCGAGGACGTCACCAGGCTGCCGCCGTCGAAGCGCGTGAGGCGCGGGCTCGGCTATGTGCCCCAGGGGCAGGTGTCGTTCCCGCAGATGACGACGCTCGAGAATCTGCGGCTCGTGGCGAAGCGCCCCTCCGACATCGACGAGGTGTTCGAGCTGTTCCCCGTGCTCAAGGAGCTGCTCGGGCGCCGCGCGGGCCTGCTCTCGGGCGGGCAGCGTCAACAGCTCGCGATCGCGCGCACCCTGCTCACCAAGCCGAGGCTCCTCGTGCTCGACGAGCCGACCGAGGGCATCCAGCCGAACATCGTGGCCGACATCGAGCGCGTGATCATCGACCTCACCCGCCGCAGCGACCTCTCGGTGCTGCTCGTGGAGCAGCACGTCGGGTTCGCCCTGCGGTCGACGCACAGCTACTACGTGCTGCAGTCGGGTCGCATCACGATGACCGGGGACGGCGGCGCGGATGCCGTCGACGCGGTCCGCGGGGCGATGGCGATCTGA
- a CDS encoding ABC transporter ATP-binding protein, with protein sequence MTEPLQPDTETSVQITNLTVEFDGFRAVDDVSLLMLKGQIHFLIGPNGAGKTTLVDALTGLVPATGSAIYRGMDLLAMKTNKIIRAEVGRTFQTATVFDELSVLQNLDIAGGLRRRAWRLPFARRGVPDYVEAALETIGLGAVRDKPAGILAHGQKQWLEIGMLLVQDAKVMFLDEPVAGMNADEREETGELLRRIGGDRTIIVIEHDMDFVRSFAEWVTVMHAGKLLTAGTVEQVQADARVQEVYLGTAADAVVEGEGR encoded by the coding sequence ATGACCGAGCCGCTGCAGCCCGACACCGAGACCTCGGTGCAGATCACGAACCTGACCGTCGAGTTCGACGGCTTCCGGGCGGTCGACGACGTCAGTCTGCTCATGCTCAAGGGGCAGATCCACTTCCTGATCGGACCGAACGGCGCCGGCAAGACGACGCTCGTCGACGCACTCACCGGACTCGTCCCCGCGACCGGCTCCGCGATCTACCGCGGCATGGATCTGCTCGCGATGAAGACGAACAAGATCATCCGCGCGGAGGTGGGCCGCACCTTCCAGACCGCGACGGTCTTCGACGAGCTGAGCGTGCTGCAGAACCTCGACATCGCCGGGGGACTGCGCCGCCGTGCGTGGCGCTTGCCGTTCGCGCGGCGCGGGGTGCCCGACTACGTGGAGGCGGCCTTGGAGACCATCGGACTGGGCGCCGTCCGCGACAAGCCGGCCGGCATCCTCGCCCACGGTCAGAAGCAGTGGCTCGAGATCGGCATGCTGCTCGTGCAGGACGCGAAGGTGATGTTCCTCGACGAGCCGGTCGCCGGGATGAACGCCGACGAGCGCGAGGAGACGGGGGAGCTGCTGCGGCGCATCGGCGGGGATCGCACGATCATCGTCATCGAGCACGACATGGACTTCGTCCGCAGCTTCGCCGAGTGGGTGACGGTCATGCACGCCGGGAAGCTGCTCACCGCGGGGACCGTGGAACAGGTGCAGGCGGACGCCCGCGTGCAGGAGGTCTACCTCGGCACCGCCGCGGATGCCGTCGTCGAAGGCGAGGGACGCTGA
- the urtC gene encoding urea ABC transporter permease subunit UrtC, translated as MTKLRPWFSLIGIGVFAVLLLVVAPNLLSLHWINNLGKYCCYAIVAVGIGLAWGRGGMLVMGQGVFFGLGAYAMAMYLTLETAGPGKIPTFMILYDPLAPLPAFWEPFRNGGFALLAIVLLPVIAATVLGFALFKRRVKGAYFAILSQALAVALATLVSSTIRETGGDTGLSNFKSFFGYLLNDPANKVMLYLIAASALILCMLLVWQLHRSRFGELLLATRDAEERVRFLGYDSANVKLVAYVIAAVMASIGGALFVPIVGIITPQEIGAAASILMIAGVALGGRASLFGPVLGAMAIGWGQSSVASSLPEAWVYILGLLFILVTLFLPKGLSSLFARVRGALPGVKAQERIPA; from the coding sequence ATGACGAAGCTCAGACCGTGGTTCTCGCTCATCGGGATCGGGGTCTTCGCGGTCCTGCTCCTCGTGGTCGCGCCCAACCTGCTCTCCCTGCACTGGATCAACAACCTCGGCAAGTACTGCTGCTACGCGATCGTCGCGGTCGGCATCGGCCTGGCCTGGGGCCGGGGCGGGATGCTCGTCATGGGGCAGGGGGTGTTCTTCGGCCTGGGCGCCTACGCGATGGCGATGTACCTGACCCTCGAGACGGCGGGGCCCGGCAAGATCCCGACGTTCATGATCCTGTACGACCCCCTCGCGCCGCTCCCGGCGTTCTGGGAGCCGTTCCGCAACGGCGGCTTCGCGCTCCTCGCGATCGTGCTGCTGCCGGTGATCGCCGCCACCGTGCTCGGCTTCGCGCTCTTCAAGCGCCGGGTCAAGGGCGCCTACTTCGCGATCCTCTCCCAGGCCCTCGCCGTCGCCTTGGCGACGCTCGTCAGCTCCACCATCCGCGAGACGGGCGGCGACACCGGGCTCAGCAACTTCAAGTCGTTCTTCGGCTATCTCCTCAACGACCCCGCCAACAAGGTCATGCTCTACCTGATCGCCGCCTCGGCGCTCATCCTCTGCATGCTCCTCGTCTGGCAGCTGCATCGCAGCCGATTCGGGGAGCTGCTGCTGGCCACGCGCGACGCCGAGGAGCGGGTGCGCTTCCTCGGCTACGACTCGGCGAACGTCAAGCTCGTCGCCTACGTGATCGCCGCGGTGATGGCGAGCATCGGCGGGGCGCTGTTCGTGCCGATCGTCGGCATCATCACCCCGCAGGAGATCGGCGCCGCGGCGTCCATCCTCATGATCGCCGGCGTGGCCCTCGGCGGTCGCGCCTCGCTCTTCGGCCCCGTGCTGGGGGCGATGGCGATCGGCTGGGGCCAGTCGAGCGTCGCGTCGAGCCTCCCGGAGGCGTGGGTGTACATCCTCGGCCTGCTGTTCATCCTGGTGACGCTCTTCCTGCCGAAGGGCCTGTCGTCGCTGTTCGCCCGGGTGCGCGGCGCCCTGCCGGGCGTGAAGGCGCAGGAGAGGATCCCGGCATGA
- the urtB gene encoding urea ABC transporter permease subunit UrtB has translation MDAFIPPLLNGTAQGALLLLAALGLSLTFGQMGVINMAHGEFLMAGAFVAYLTQLVITSTDISIPVALPLAFLVAGLLGLVLEATIIRWMYRRPLDTLLATVGVSLILQQAALQIFPSQGVPVQKPGWLEGQLDVFGYGWPLRQVFTIVLAAVCVAALAAWLKYTAFGRRIRATVQNRDLAETSGISTRTVDRITFFVGSGLAGVAGVAASLIGGTNSQMGAQYIIPAFLVVVAGGIGQIKGAVLAAWAVGVAMAFFADWTTGSLAQVLVFALLVVFLQLRPQGLFTIRTRGLT, from the coding sequence GTGGACGCATTCATCCCGCCACTGCTCAACGGCACCGCGCAGGGCGCGCTGCTGCTGCTGGCGGCGCTCGGCCTCTCGCTGACCTTCGGTCAGATGGGGGTCATCAACATGGCGCACGGCGAGTTCCTCATGGCCGGCGCCTTCGTCGCCTACCTGACGCAACTCGTCATCACCTCGACCGACATCTCGATTCCCGTCGCGCTGCCGCTCGCCTTCCTCGTGGCCGGGCTGCTCGGCCTGGTGCTCGAGGCCACCATCATCCGCTGGATGTATCGAAGGCCCCTCGACACCCTGCTGGCGACCGTCGGCGTGAGCCTCATCCTGCAGCAGGCGGCGCTGCAGATCTTCCCCTCCCAGGGCGTGCCGGTGCAGAAGCCCGGCTGGCTGGAAGGGCAGCTCGACGTGTTCGGCTACGGCTGGCCGCTGCGGCAGGTGTTCACCATCGTGCTCGCCGCGGTGTGCGTGGCCGCCCTCGCCGCCTGGCTCAAGTACACCGCCTTCGGTCGCCGGATCCGCGCGACGGTGCAGAACCGCGACCTCGCCGAGACCTCCGGCATCTCGACCCGCACCGTCGACCGCATCACCTTCTTCGTCGGCTCGGGGCTCGCCGGAGTCGCGGGCGTCGCCGCCTCGCTCATCGGCGGCACGAACTCCCAGATGGGCGCGCAGTACATCATCCCGGCCTTCCTCGTGGTGGTGGCCGGCGGCATCGGACAGATCAAGGGCGCCGTGCTCGCCGCGTGGGCGGTCGGCGTCGCGATGGCGTTCTTCGCCGACTGGACGACCGGCAGCCTCGCGCAGGTGCTCGTCTTCGCGCTCCTCGTGGTCTTCCTGCAGTTGCGCCCGCAAGGGCTCTTCACCATCCGCACCCGGGGGTTGACATGA